From Selenihalanaerobacter shriftii, a single genomic window includes:
- a CDS encoding CCA tRNA nucleotidyltransferase translates to MKYINQIIKILDRYEGDGYLVGGFVRDYLLNRESNDIDLAINVQVKEVAREFCDIVNGSFVVLDDLHNIYRVVIDDMIYDFTPVVGNSIKEDLLNRDFTINAVAISLSTINFTNQGYKIKKMIDPTNGREDINNGVIRAVNKKVFREDPLRLFRAIRFKAELNFTIEKNTEVIMKENPKMIKDIARERIHDELIKILNTKRAAKNLFYLENEFSLLSNLISDVNELKEIGECKYHREDVWTHSLYAVKKLEQLLEEDYWNKRIDSDKIPLLKFATLFHDLGKLITEEVIDGEIHFYGHDKEGAKYIEPILRELCFSKKSITYIKKIIRYHMRPLSLYYADNLTDKGKYRFFRTVESSVVDVCLLAAADTLSTKLLNSRQDEIKDNLAFLKELIKEWQEVEERTAEPLLTGYDIIEIFSIEEGPQIGEILKEVNEAQAQGLITNYQEAIEYIKNIINQ, encoded by the coding sequence ATGAAATATATTAATCAAATCATTAAAATATTAGATCGGTATGAAGGTGATGGTTATTTAGTAGGTGGTTTTGTTCGTGATTACTTATTAAATAGAGAAAGTAATGATATAGATTTAGCTATTAATGTCCAAGTAAAAGAAGTCGCAAGAGAATTTTGTGACATAGTAAATGGTAGTTTTGTGGTATTGGATGATTTGCATAATATTTATCGAGTTGTTATAGATGATATGATTTATGATTTTACTCCAGTAGTTGGCAATTCCATAAAAGAGGATTTGCTTAATAGGGATTTTACTATAAATGCTGTAGCTATTTCTTTGTCTACTATAAATTTTACTAATCAGGGGTATAAGATTAAGAAAATGATTGACCCTACGAATGGTAGAGAAGATATTAATAATGGAGTAATTAGAGCTGTAAATAAAAAGGTATTTAGAGAAGACCCCCTTAGGTTATTTAGAGCCATTAGATTTAAAGCAGAATTAAATTTCACTATTGAAAAAAATACAGAAGTAATTATGAAAGAAAATCCTAAAATGATTAAAGATATAGCCAGGGAGCGGATTCATGATGAATTAATCAAAATATTAAATACTAAAAGAGCGGCTAAAAACTTGTTCTATTTAGAGAATGAATTTTCATTATTATCGAATTTAATTTCTGATGTTAATGAATTAAAAGAGATAGGAGAATGTAAGTATCATCGAGAGGATGTTTGGACTCATTCCTTATACGCAGTTAAGAAGTTAGAGCAATTATTAGAAGAGGATTATTGGAATAAAAGAATCGATAGTGATAAAATACCATTACTCAAATTTGCTACTCTTTTTCATGATTTAGGTAAGTTAATCACTGAAGAGGTAATAGATGGTGAAATTCATTTCTATGGCCATGATAAAGAAGGAGCTAAATATATAGAACCGATTTTAAGAGAATTATGTTTTAGTAAAAAATCAATTACATATATTAAAAAAATAATTAGATATCATATGCGGCCATTATCTTTATATTATGCTGATAACTTAACAGATAAAGGAAAGTATCGTTTCTTTAGAACAGTTGAATCTTCAGTTGTAGATGTCTGTCTATTAGCTGCAGCAGATACTCTAAGTACTAAATTATTAAATAGTCGTCAGGATGAAATCAAAGATAATCTTGCCTTCTTAAAGGAGCTTATTAAAGAGTGGCAAGAAGTAGAAGAAAGAACAGCAGAGCCTCTATTAACTGGATATGATATAATAGAAATCTTTTCTATAGAAGAAGGGCCTCAAATTGGTGAAATTTTAAAAGAAGTAAACGAAGCTCAGGCACAAGGTTTGATTACAAATTATCAAGAAGCAATTGAATATATAAAGAATATTATAAATCAATAG
- a CDS encoding L,D-transpeptidase family protein, whose translation MILIIIFGCTLTIFAIESGPTCDCGQLRILGLKQSRMQGQDVQELQRQLKELGFYKRELNLVYDWNTYLAVNKFQKANNLTIDGIVDEKTWLNLAQALDKGKSQEVASEKLKPPEGEVFLLIDAYKKQMTVYSDGEPYHKFPVAVGKPSTKSPIGEWAVIAKDAHWGGGFGVRWMRLNVPWGIYGMHGTNKPGSIGTAASHGCIRMFNRHVKILYSWVDVGTRVKIIGRRDPIKITHNLRSGQSGKDVLLFQEKLREHGLDPGYTDGRFGDSTKKAMKDFKYIYGLKDDLVGDENTFYILNIK comes from the coding sequence ATGATCTTAATAATTATTTTTGGATGTACTTTAACTATATTCGCAATTGAATCGGGACCCACTTGTGATTGTGGTCAACTTCGTATTTTGGGTTTAAAGCAGTCAAGAATGCAAGGTCAAGATGTTCAGGAATTACAACGGCAATTAAAAGAATTAGGTTTTTATAAACGAGAATTAAATTTAGTCTATGACTGGAATACATATTTAGCAGTTAATAAATTTCAAAAAGCTAATAATTTAACAATTGATGGAATAGTTGATGAAAAAACTTGGTTAAATTTAGCTCAAGCTTTGGATAAGGGAAAGAGTCAAGAAGTTGCTAGTGAAAAATTAAAGCCACCAGAGGGAGAGGTTTTTCTTTTAATAGATGCATATAAGAAACAAATGACGGTTTATTCAGATGGTGAACCATACCATAAATTCCCGGTAGCTGTAGGAAAACCTTCGACTAAATCGCCGATTGGTGAGTGGGCAGTTATTGCTAAAGATGCTCATTGGGGTGGAGGATTTGGTGTTCGTTGGATGAGACTAAATGTACCGTGGGGAATTTATGGAATGCACGGCACTAATAAGCCTGGGTCTATTGGAACAGCAGCTAGCCATGGCTGTATTAGAATGTTTAATAGACATGTAAAGATACTCTATTCGTGGGTAGATGTTGGTACTAGAGTAAAGATTATTGGAAGAAGAGATCCGATTAAAATAACTCATAATCTTCGTTCTGGACAGTCAGGGAAAGATGTATTGTTATTTCAAGAGAAATTAAGAGAACATGGTTTAGATCCTGGTTATACAGATGGAAGATTTGGTGATAGTACTAAAAAAGCGATGAAAGATTTTAAGTATATTTATGGTTTGAAAGATGATTTAGTTGGAGATGAAAATACATTTTATATTTTAAATATTAAATAA
- a CDS encoding ABC transporter substrate-binding protein: MLEKLKSNFDWPILIGMIGLIIIVTSALTFYLSYKDQQGFTIDPKVELVADKEYQITYWDYPLFIGQDAEYKKFLQETITEFNDMYPNIKVKYELLSFIEGRNKLKKRLTEGKPPDIYNDLFGTKLISEEYQIPVNIFFAENEIEDYNQLGTSAFTYDQKVWGLPNWLLPQVWVGNRKLLTKTDLDLSRVKEKGWPWETFYQTAKEIKGLNKKSCIIFNPYNSELFYQLLSMNDSQELVSKEGKLLLTEKNLKGTFEYLDDLRSHKVFYEEPEEMNKKLLPYFWQGRAGVIAPVNLWLLNNLYQRDKKEKNVELTLLPIPTNDPEVSKVPLKVRGLVLFRQEEYKGDDHTKAVYKFAKFLNQQKSLFIAKKLRVVPSYLPLISHWKQEVNLTTDIQNQLLTYVDRGSYKELSGFNNEKLELEIKQVIDERYESFWLEGESIPKVSREILNIAEDILNVTDNEKNKVEKKNEDKK; encoded by the coding sequence GTGCTAGAAAAATTAAAGTCTAATTTTGATTGGCCTATATTAATTGGGATGATAGGATTAATTATTATTGTTACCTCGGCTTTAACATTTTATCTTAGCTATAAAGATCAGCAAGGTTTTACAATTGATCCTAAAGTAGAATTAGTGGCTGACAAGGAATATCAAATAACTTATTGGGATTATCCCCTCTTTATTGGTCAAGATGCAGAGTATAAAAAGTTTTTACAAGAAACAATTACAGAATTTAATGATATGTATCCGAATATTAAAGTGAAGTATGAATTACTATCATTTATAGAAGGCAGAAATAAATTGAAGAAAAGGTTAACAGAAGGGAAACCACCTGATATATATAATGATTTATTTGGTACTAAATTAATAAGTGAAGAATATCAGATTCCAGTTAATATATTCTTTGCCGAGAATGAAATAGAAGACTATAATCAGTTAGGAACTTCAGCATTTACTTATGATCAAAAAGTATGGGGATTACCGAATTGGTTATTACCTCAAGTTTGGGTTGGGAATCGCAAATTACTTACTAAGACAGATTTAGACCTGAGTAGAGTTAAAGAAAAAGGCTGGCCATGGGAGACTTTTTACCAAACAGCTAAAGAAATCAAAGGTTTAAATAAAAAAAGTTGTATAATCTTTAATCCATATAATTCAGAATTGTTTTATCAATTATTAAGTATGAATGACAGTCAGGAACTAGTTTCTAAAGAAGGTAAATTGCTTTTGACAGAGAAGAATTTAAAAGGTACTTTTGAATATTTAGATGATTTACGTAGTCATAAAGTATTCTATGAAGAACCAGAAGAGATGAATAAAAAATTACTACCTTATTTTTGGCAAGGTAGAGCAGGAGTGATTGCTCCAGTTAATTTATGGTTATTAAATAATTTGTATCAGCGAGATAAAAAAGAAAAGAATGTAGAATTAACTTTATTACCGATACCTACTAATGATCCTGAAGTGAGTAAAGTACCGCTAAAGGTAAGAGGTTTAGTGCTTTTTAGACAAGAAGAGTATAAAGGGGACGATCATACAAAAGCTGTTTATAAATTTGCTAAGTTTCTTAATCAACAGAAATCACTTTTTATAGCTAAGAAGTTAAGAGTGGTACCAAGTTATCTACCTTTAATTTCTCATTGGAAGCAAGAAGTAAATCTAACAACTGATATTCAAAATCAACTATTGACTTATGTAGACCGTGGTAGTTATAAGGAGTTAAGTGGTTTTAATAATGAGAAATTAGAGTTAGAGATTAAGCAAGTGATTGATGAGCGGTACGAATCATTCTGGTTAGAAGGAGAATCTATTCCTAAAGTAAGTAGAGAAATCTTAAATATTGCTGAAGATATATTAAATGTTACTGATAATGAAAAGAATAAGGTCGAAAAAAAGAATGAAGATAAAAAATGA
- a CDS encoding O-acetylhomoserine aminocarboxypropyltransferase/cysteine synthase family protein, giving the protein MTKEEKRNLGFDTLSLHAGYEPEETTGSRAVPIYQTTSYVFNDADHAARLFALEEEGNIYTRIGNPTHSAFEKRIAALEGGEAALATSSGMAAINLTILGLLEAGDEIVSSRCIYGGTYNLFSVTLPKYGIETTFVDPDDLDAWEEAITENTKVLYLESPGNPLLNIVDIKKVAEIAHENDITVVFDNTFNTPYLCQPLSLGADIVVHSATKYIGGHGSSIGGVIVGSEDFIFKVRTEGYRDTGPALSPMNSWLFIQGLETLSLRMERHSENAQQVAEWLEEHDQVEWIKYPGLESHPQHELAKKQQENFGGMVCFEIKGGFEAGKKLINSVELCSLLANVGDTRTLIIHPASTTHEQLGKEEQEEAGITEGLIRLSVGIENVEDIIADLKQAFATID; this is encoded by the coding sequence ATGACAAAAGAAGAAAAAAGAAATTTAGGATTTGACACACTGTCTTTACACGCAGGATATGAACCAGAGGAAACAACTGGGTCAAGAGCGGTGCCTATTTATCAGACAACATCTTATGTATTTAATGATGCTGACCATGCAGCACGATTATTTGCTTTAGAGGAAGAAGGGAATATTTATACTAGAATTGGAAATCCGACTCACTCAGCATTTGAGAAGCGAATAGCAGCTTTAGAGGGAGGCGAAGCAGCTTTAGCTACATCATCAGGGATGGCAGCTATTAATTTAACTATATTAGGTTTATTAGAGGCAGGAGATGAAATTGTTTCTTCTAGATGTATCTATGGTGGAACTTATAATCTCTTTTCAGTGACTTTACCAAAGTATGGGATTGAGACTACATTTGTAGATCCAGATGATTTAGATGCCTGGGAAGAGGCTATTACTGAAAATACAAAAGTTCTTTATTTAGAATCACCTGGTAATCCACTTTTAAATATTGTTGATATCAAAAAAGTAGCAGAAATTGCTCATGAAAATGATATTACAGTAGTCTTTGATAATACTTTTAATACTCCTTACTTATGTCAACCTTTAAGTTTAGGAGCAGATATTGTGGTTCATTCGGCAACTAAATATATAGGAGGTCATGGAAGTTCTATAGGAGGAGTTATTGTTGGTTCAGAAGATTTTATTTTTAAAGTTAGAACTGAAGGATATCGTGACACAGGTCCAGCTTTAAGTCCAATGAATTCGTGGTTATTTATTCAGGGATTAGAAACACTCTCTTTACGTATGGAAAGACATTCAGAAAATGCACAACAAGTAGCAGAATGGTTAGAAGAACATGATCAAGTAGAGTGGATTAAATATCCAGGATTAGAGAGTCATCCACAACATGAATTAGCTAAAAAACAACAAGAGAATTTTGGAGGTATGGTCTGTTTTGAAATTAAAGGTGGCTTTGAAGCTGGTAAGAAGCTAATTAATAGTGTAGAGTTATGTTCACTTTTAGCCAACGTAGGTGACACTAGAACATTAATTATTCATCCGGCTTCGACTACTCATGAACAATTAGGAAAAGAGGAGCAAGAAGAAGCTGGTATTACTGAAGGTTTAATTAGATTATCGGTAGGGATTGAGAATGTAGAAGATATAATTGCCGATTTAAAGCAAGCATTTGCAACTATTGATTAG
- the metX gene encoding homoserine O-acetyltransferase MetX: MSICNREVEYISDEVSLTSPHNLTLFDAKEKFKTESGKELGPIEINYETYGRLNSNQDNVILIVHHLTANAHTAGKYQTGDQEVGWWNNLIGPNKAIDTNKYYVICSNVLGSCYGTTGPASINPETGREYGTDFPVITIKDMIKLQKALLDKLGINHLRAVIGGSMGGMQALKWAVEYPDFVDKVIPIGTPGRLKAQSIAYNQIAIEAIKNDPDWQKGDYYGSGRYPKKGMALARKIGMITFRSPESFQNKFGREELERKDFYTLDSQFKINSYLDYQGQKFIERFDANSFLYLTKAMDLFDLGRGYDSFSTALSRIQAKVLLITINSDQLFPPEESLEVVNILQQMGKWAEHYEIDSKLGHDSFLVEFDKFKFPISDFLNK, translated from the coding sequence ATGAGTATTTGTAATAGAGAAGTAGAGTATATTAGTGATGAGGTGAGTTTAACTTCACCACACAATCTGACTCTTTTTGATGCTAAAGAGAAATTTAAGACTGAATCCGGTAAAGAGTTAGGGCCTATAGAAATTAATTATGAAACATATGGTAGATTAAATTCTAATCAAGATAATGTAATTTTAATTGTTCATCATTTAACAGCTAACGCCCATACTGCCGGTAAATATCAGACAGGTGATCAAGAAGTAGGTTGGTGGAATAATTTAATTGGTCCAAATAAAGCAATTGACACCAATAAATATTATGTAATTTGTAGTAATGTGTTAGGGAGCTGCTATGGCACAACTGGTCCTGCTTCTATTAATCCAGAGACAGGAAGAGAGTATGGAACTGATTTTCCTGTAATAACAATTAAAGATATGATTAAGCTACAGAAAGCATTATTAGATAAATTAGGGATTAATCATCTTCGAGCAGTAATTGGTGGTTCCATGGGAGGTATGCAAGCCTTAAAGTGGGCAGTAGAGTATCCAGATTTTGTAGATAAGGTAATACCAATTGGAACACCAGGAAGACTTAAAGCTCAAAGTATAGCATATAATCAAATAGCAATTGAGGCTATCAAAAATGATCCAGATTGGCAAAAAGGAGATTATTATGGCTCTGGTCGTTATCCGAAGAAAGGGATGGCATTAGCTAGAAAGATTGGGATGATTACTTTTAGAAGCCCTGAATCTTTTCAGAATAAATTTGGTAGAGAAGAGTTGGAAAGAAAAGATTTTTATACCCTTGATAGTCAGTTTAAAATAAATAGTTATTTAGATTATCAAGGACAAAAGTTTATCGAACGTTTTGATGCAAATTCATTCTTATATCTTACTAAAGCCATGGATCTTTTTGATTTGGGTAGAGGATATGACTCATTTTCAACAGCTTTAAGTCGAATTCAAGCTAAAGTACTGTTGATTACTATTAATTCGGATCAACTTTTTCCACCAGAAGAATCATTAGAAGTAGTAAATATATTACAGCAGATGGGGAAATGGGCTGAACATTATGAGATAGATTCTAAACTTGGACACGATTCATTTTTAGTTGAGTTTGATAAATTCAAATTTCCAATTAGTGATTTTCTTAATAAATAA
- a CDS encoding vWA domain-containing protein, translated as MSYEPTKLEVENIMTNQDDTKVPNHIENNIIKFIRILRSLGIRISLVETIDAMDSLNIVNIAKRSEFKIALRSLIVKNYEEKVIYDRAFDLFFMPEEIEMDEKEVEDNNDEEVIHDAIERKDLKDKEKKLDDLELELDLDDEQQELYDELDPEVKEKVSEQVRDKFGEALLYAPKTKSMVNNFIRGSLKYWKAKLNENRDGLIDLESSLDVKKTGDQELDKTLRKIVNKLDEESEFLLAKDIKEIADEEMGEVTEIIKRLTRKLATKLSRRYKRSNKNKKIDLRATLRKNIKYGGSLIDLSYKSQKVQKPKFLLICDVSDSMAKYSSFVLQFVYGLSSVVKEIESFIFAEDLERITDYFIDDNSFENQMSKIIAESEGWGGSTNLNQALETFNRNYKSLLTSRTVVFIVSDTKTLRLRKAVQKIKDINQQVKEIMWLNTLPKAAWRNRKSVELFQKHSQMFKCNMIKDLQRIIKEEFL; from the coding sequence ATGAGTTATGAGCCTACTAAATTAGAAGTGGAAAATATAATGACAAATCAGGATGATACTAAAGTTCCTAATCATATTGAAAATAATATAATTAAATTCATTCGGATTTTAAGAAGTTTAGGTATTAGAATTAGTTTGGTGGAGACCATTGATGCTATGGATTCATTAAATATAGTAAATATAGCCAAAAGAAGTGAATTTAAAATTGCTTTGCGTTCATTAATAGTTAAAAATTATGAAGAGAAGGTGATTTATGATAGGGCGTTTGATTTATTTTTTATGCCTGAAGAAATTGAAATGGACGAAAAAGAAGTAGAAGATAATAATGATGAAGAAGTAATTCATGATGCCATTGAACGTAAAGATTTAAAGGATAAGGAAAAGAAATTAGATGATCTAGAATTAGAATTAGATTTAGATGATGAACAACAAGAGTTATATGATGAATTAGATCCTGAAGTTAAAGAAAAGGTGAGTGAACAAGTTAGAGATAAGTTTGGCGAAGCACTTTTATATGCTCCAAAGACTAAATCGATGGTTAATAATTTTATTCGTGGTAGTTTAAAATACTGGAAAGCAAAATTAAATGAAAATAGAGATGGTCTTATTGATTTAGAATCAAGTCTAGATGTTAAAAAAACTGGAGATCAGGAATTAGATAAGACTTTACGAAAAATAGTAAATAAATTAGATGAAGAATCAGAGTTTCTTCTTGCTAAGGATATAAAAGAAATAGCAGATGAAGAAATGGGTGAAGTTACTGAGATTATTAAACGTCTTACGCGTAAATTAGCTACAAAATTATCTAGAAGATATAAGAGGAGTAATAAGAATAAGAAGATAGATTTGCGTGCTACATTACGTAAGAATATTAAATATGGAGGTTCGTTGATTGATTTAAGTTATAAAAGTCAAAAGGTACAGAAGCCAAAATTTTTGTTAATCTGTGATGTATCAGATTCTATGGCTAAGTATTCAAGTTTTGTACTCCAATTTGTTTATGGGCTTTCTAGTGTCGTTAAAGAGATTGAAAGCTTTATATTTGCAGAAGATTTAGAACGAATAACAGATTATTTTATTGATGATAATTCTTTTGAAAATCAGATGTCAAAAATAATAGCAGAAAGTGAAGGATGGGGAGGTTCAACTAATTTAAATCAAGCATTAGAAACATTTAATCGAAATTATAAATCTTTACTTACTTCTAGAACAGTAGTATTTATTGTTAGTGATACCAAAACCCTCAGGTTAAGAAAAGCAGTACAGAAGATAAAAGATATAAACCAACAAGTTAAAGAGATAATGTGGTTAAATACACTGCCTAAAGCAGCTTGGAGGAATAGAAAATCTGTTGAATTATTTCAAAAACATTCTCAAATGTTTAAATGTAATATGATAAAAGATTTACAAAGAATAATTAAAGAAGAATTTTTATAG
- a CDS encoding DUF1540 domain-containing protein, producing MTQQSHVHCTVDNCQWWSEPNLCVAEKLLVTSDDFAKKLPNEIDVEETNQIVNQEGLSPVTECYQSCCKTFVPRDKYQRGEGGTNPNQLT from the coding sequence ATGACCCAACAATCACATGTACATTGTACTGTTGATAATTGCCAATGGTGGTCTGAACCAAATTTATGTGTTGCGGAAAAGTTATTAGTTACTAGTGATGATTTTGCTAAAAAACTTCCTAATGAAATAGATGTTGAAGAGACCAATCAAATTGTTAATCAAGAAGGTTTATCACCGGTTACAGAATGTTATCAAAGTTGTTGTAAAACTTTTGTCCCTCGTGATAAGTATCAACGAGGAGAGGGAGGTACTAACCCTAATCAATTAACTTAA
- the thiT gene encoding energy-coupled thiamine transporter ThiT has protein sequence MNNLKTKKLTELGIALALATILNFIKIYELPQGGSVSLEMVPIFFIALRWGIKEGLILGSTYGVLQLLLGAKIYYPIQAVLDYPVAFSVLGLAGIINTWLRKAKIKKRIILVIIGVLLGGALRLLVHTISGVVFFSQYAPESQNVWIYSSVYNLSYMLPETIITIIIMIFLLKSSADLLERN, from the coding sequence ATGAATAATCTAAAAACTAAAAAATTAACAGAATTAGGAATTGCTTTAGCATTAGCGACTATATTAAATTTTATTAAAATCTATGAATTACCACAAGGTGGTTCGGTTTCATTAGAGATGGTACCTATTTTCTTTATTGCCTTAAGATGGGGAATTAAGGAAGGACTGATATTAGGAAGTACATATGGTGTTTTACAATTATTATTAGGAGCTAAGATTTATTATCCTATACAGGCAGTTCTGGATTACCCAGTGGCTTTCAGTGTTTTAGGATTAGCGGGTATAATTAATACTTGGCTAAGAAAAGCAAAGATTAAGAAACGAATTATATTAGTTATTATTGGAGTATTATTAGGAGGAGCTTTGAGATTATTAGTTCATACTATTTCTGGAGTGGTCTTTTTCAGTCAATATGCACCGGAAAGTCAGAATGTATGGATTTATTCTTCAGTATATAACTTAAGCTATATGCTTCCTGAAACTATTATTACAATTATTATTATGATATTCTTACTTAAAAGTTCAGCAGATTTATTGGAGAGAAATTAA
- a CDS encoding thiamine diphosphokinase — translation MQRAIVFANGELIGDKAFYQDYINQDDIILCADGGAEYAYELDVKPDLIVGDLDSVSKEVLDYYQNQGVLFKKYPTDKDKTDTQLLLEELANQNYDEIIVLAALGGRLDHTLGNIYLMDGLYHPKINIKLVSSREIVEVIEDKKIIKDQINKTISLIPITLKATGVNLSGFKYELEDAIFKRGGTLGLSNIIRTNKAMISIEEGRLLMIINEDN, via the coding sequence ATGCAGCGAGCAATTGTTTTTGCAAATGGGGAATTAATTGGGGATAAAGCTTTTTATCAAGATTACATTAATCAAGATGATATTATTCTTTGTGCAGATGGTGGGGCTGAATATGCTTATGAATTAGATGTTAAACCTGATTTAATTGTAGGGGATCTCGATTCGGTTTCTAAAGAAGTACTAGATTATTATCAAAATCAAGGTGTTCTTTTTAAAAAATATCCTACAGATAAAGATAAAACAGACACTCAGCTTCTTTTAGAAGAGTTAGCAAATCAAAATTATGATGAAATAATAGTTTTGGCTGCTTTAGGTGGTAGGCTAGATCATACTTTAGGAAATATATATTTAATGGATGGTTTATATCATCCAAAGATTAATATAAAATTAGTAAGTTCCCGAGAAATAGTAGAAGTAATTGAAGATAAGAAGATTATTAAAGATCAAATTAATAAAACAATTTCTTTAATCCCTATAACCTTAAAAGCAACAGGGGTTAATTTATCAGGATTTAAATATGAATTAGAAGACGCCATCTTTAAAAGGGGAGGTACTTTAGGATTGAGTAATATCATTCGTACAAATAAAGCAATGATTAGTATAGAAGAAGGAAGATTATTAATGATAATTAATGAAGATAATTGA